From Bifidobacterium longum subsp. longum JCM 1217, one genomic window encodes:
- a CDS encoding FHA domain-containing protein — MAKLPYPPAPELGWYSDDPVEGTPDSAVGTAEPQNDYGQPSTAEAATNTAFTAEPAATAAAAEPAATAPADTTPHAAENDIEDWDSTVLSSSFTSKAPKKTYLLHNDVTGQTIVIDKSTLLGRKPSMDVPQGAKAVRIVDPTRTTSRNHAAISIDTDGALWIEDYGSLNGTYIITNGQETQVTKGTPLKLSAPATVRIGDQFFQFTEKQA; from the coding sequence ATGGCCAAACTTCCCTACCCTCCAGCACCTGAACTGGGTTGGTATTCTGACGATCCGGTGGAAGGCACCCCGGATTCCGCAGTTGGCACAGCCGAACCGCAGAACGACTACGGGCAGCCCAGTACCGCGGAAGCGGCAACCAATACCGCTTTTACCGCAGAGCCTGCCGCCACGGCCGCCGCCGCTGAGCCCGCTGCCACCGCTCCGGCAGACACCACACCGCACGCCGCCGAAAACGACATCGAGGATTGGGACAGCACCGTGCTCTCCTCCTCGTTCACGTCCAAGGCACCGAAGAAGACGTACCTGCTGCATAACGATGTCACCGGCCAGACCATCGTGATCGATAAGAGCACGTTGCTGGGCCGCAAGCCTTCCATGGATGTGCCGCAGGGTGCCAAGGCGGTGCGTATCGTAGACCCGACCCGCACCACATCCCGCAACCATGCCGCCATCAGCATCGACACCGATGGCGCGCTGTGGATCGAGGACTACGGCTCGTTGAACGGCACCTACATCATCACCAATGGCCAAGAGACACAAGTCACCAAGGGCACACCGCTCAAGCTCAGCGCGCCTGCCACGGTGCGTATCGGAGACCAGTTCTTCCAGTTCACCGAAAAACAGGCTTGA
- a CDS encoding DNA-directed RNA polymerase subunit beta' encodes MLDVNAFDKIRIGLATADDIRGWSHGEVKKPETINYRTLKPEKDGLFGEQIFGPTRDWECACGKYKRVRFKGIVCERCGVEVTRSRVRRERMGHIELAAPVTHIWFFKGVPSRLGYLLNVTPKDLERVIYFASYMVTEVNEDERHNDLPGLQDEFDSEIKRLEQRRDSDIEARAKKVEEDLATLEEAGEAKGPARTKLRNGAERDMAAIRTRYNDQIARVDAVFDKFKKLKPGDMVDDVDLWREMQDRYGDYFDGCMGAEAIKKRLQSLDLETISKELREEIKDASEQRKTKALKRLKVVNAFLTTGNKPEAMVLDVIPVIPPDLRPMVQLDGGRFATSDLNDLYRRVINRNNRLKRLIELGAPEIMLNNEKRMLQEAVDSLFDNGRRGRPVTGASNRPLKSLSDMLKGKQGRFRQNLLGKRVDYSGRSVIVVGPSLRMHQCGLPKPMALELFKPFVIKRLVDLNYAQNMKSAKRLVDRGDAEVWGVLEEVISEHPVLLNRAPTLHRLGIQAFEPILVEGKAIHLPPLACAAFNADFDGDQMAVHLPLSAEAQAEARSLMMASDNILKPADGHTVTMPSQDMILGLYYLSTVLEGVKGQGRVFSSLEEAEMALDRHEIDMQAKVLIRLPESFVLPKNWEPGEVKVLDPREGEDEVVKEERFHDGTVLFATSYGRILFNETLPTDYPFVNEQVAKGRLSKIVDDIAMRYSTQQVAATLDALKDLGFTRAPWSGVSFAFSDVNEPPERDEKIAEYEAKADKVNANYEMGLLTEEARRQELIDLWTECTAEVSKEVEEKFDPTSNLAIIVQSGARGNMMQINQIAGMRGLVANPKGEIIPRPVKSNYRDGLSVLEYFISQHGARKGLADTALRTAESGYLTRRLVDVSQDVIVREEDCGTKAGLPIRVAERDNDGNLVLVKAADGGPYSRLLAADVIDPADGQTVLYKRDDALSMDVLNDLVAHGVEEVKCRSVLTCESKRGVCAKCYGWSLATNKLVDVGETVGIVAAQSIGEPGTQLTLRSFHSGGVAAASDITQGLPRVTELFEARTPKGEAPITEFAGSIKIVENDRGRQIILTPDADSGAPKEDGVIKPITYQVSKRVPLKVADGDHIKVGTQLVEGSVDPKKILTILGKRAAQVNIVEEVHTVYRSQGVDIHDKHIEVIVHQMTRRVTIIDSGDTDLLPGELVDNARFREINRNIVKNGGRPAVGRPALMGITKASLATDSWLSAASFQETTRVLTEAALSEKVDDLKGLKENVIIGKLIPAGTGLARYRNAVVEPDKAIRDTIYPNFGLGGDGDLGDASFSDADLSDLNFSNLEFGDLKLGDDFNPDDFYSDQGGQPDIEE; translated from the coding sequence GTGCTGGACGTCAACGCATTTGACAAGATTCGCATCGGCCTTGCCACCGCCGATGACATCCGTGGTTGGAGCCACGGTGAGGTCAAGAAGCCTGAAACCATCAACTACCGTACGCTGAAGCCTGAGAAGGACGGTCTGTTCGGCGAACAGATCTTCGGCCCGACCCGTGACTGGGAGTGCGCCTGCGGCAAGTACAAGCGCGTGCGCTTCAAGGGCATCGTCTGCGAGCGATGCGGCGTCGAAGTGACCCGCAGCCGCGTGCGCCGTGAGCGCATGGGCCACATCGAGCTCGCCGCCCCGGTGACGCACATCTGGTTCTTCAAGGGTGTGCCTTCCCGCCTCGGCTACCTGCTGAACGTCACCCCGAAGGATCTGGAGCGCGTGATCTACTTCGCCTCCTACATGGTCACCGAGGTGAACGAGGACGAGCGTCACAACGATCTGCCCGGTCTGCAGGACGAGTTCGATTCCGAGATCAAGCGCCTTGAGCAGCGCCGTGACTCCGACATCGAAGCCCGCGCCAAGAAGGTCGAAGAGGATCTCGCCACCCTTGAGGAGGCCGGTGAGGCCAAGGGCCCGGCCCGCACCAAGCTGCGTAACGGTGCCGAGCGCGATATGGCCGCCATCCGCACCCGCTACAACGACCAGATCGCCCGTGTGGACGCCGTCTTCGACAAGTTCAAGAAGCTCAAGCCCGGCGACATGGTCGACGACGTGGACCTGTGGCGCGAGATGCAGGACCGCTACGGCGATTACTTCGACGGCTGCATGGGCGCCGAAGCCATCAAGAAGCGCCTGCAGTCCCTCGACCTGGAGACCATCTCCAAGGAACTGCGCGAGGAGATCAAGGACGCTTCCGAGCAGCGTAAGACCAAGGCTCTGAAGCGCCTCAAGGTCGTCAACGCCTTCCTGACCACCGGCAACAAGCCGGAGGCCATGGTGCTCGACGTGATCCCGGTCATCCCGCCGGACCTGCGCCCGATGGTCCAGCTCGACGGTGGCCGTTTCGCCACCTCCGACCTCAACGACCTGTACCGCCGTGTGATCAACCGTAACAACCGTCTGAAGCGACTGATCGAGCTCGGCGCCCCTGAAATCATGCTCAACAACGAGAAGCGCATGCTCCAGGAAGCCGTCGACTCCCTGTTCGACAACGGCCGTCGTGGTCGCCCGGTCACCGGTGCCTCCAACCGTCCGCTGAAGTCCCTGTCCGACATGCTCAAGGGTAAGCAGGGTCGTTTCCGTCAGAACCTGCTCGGTAAGCGAGTCGACTACTCCGGCCGTTCCGTGATCGTGGTCGGCCCGTCCCTGCGCATGCACCAGTGCGGTCTGCCGAAGCCGATGGCCCTCGAGCTGTTCAAGCCGTTCGTCATCAAGCGCCTCGTGGACCTGAACTATGCGCAGAACATGAAGTCCGCCAAGCGTCTTGTGGACCGCGGCGACGCCGAAGTGTGGGGCGTGCTCGAGGAGGTCATCTCCGAGCACCCCGTGCTGCTCAACCGTGCACCTACGCTGCACCGTCTGGGTATTCAGGCATTCGAGCCGATCCTGGTGGAAGGCAAGGCCATCCACCTGCCGCCGCTGGCCTGCGCCGCCTTCAACGCCGACTTCGATGGTGACCAGATGGCAGTCCACCTGCCGCTCTCCGCCGAAGCCCAGGCCGAGGCCCGCTCGCTGATGATGGCTTCCGACAACATCCTGAAGCCGGCCGACGGCCACACTGTGACCATGCCGAGCCAGGATATGATCCTCGGTTTGTACTACCTGTCCACCGTGCTGGAAGGCGTCAAGGGCCAGGGCCGCGTGTTCTCCTCGCTGGAAGAGGCCGAAATGGCCCTCGACCGCCACGAGATCGACATGCAGGCCAAGGTGCTCATCCGCCTGCCCGAGAGCTTCGTGCTGCCGAAGAACTGGGAGCCCGGCGAAGTCAAGGTGCTCGACCCGCGCGAAGGCGAGGACGAGGTCGTCAAGGAAGAACGCTTCCACGACGGCACCGTGCTGTTCGCCACCTCCTACGGCCGCATCCTGTTCAACGAGACCCTGCCGACCGACTACCCGTTCGTCAACGAGCAGGTGGCCAAGGGCCGTCTGTCCAAGATCGTCGATGACATCGCCATGCGTTACTCCACCCAGCAGGTGGCCGCCACGCTGGATGCCCTGAAGGATCTCGGCTTCACCCGCGCACCGTGGTCCGGCGTGTCCTTCGCGTTCTCCGACGTGAACGAGCCGCCCGAGCGCGACGAGAAGATCGCCGAGTACGAGGCCAAGGCCGACAAGGTCAACGCCAACTACGAGATGGGTCTGTTGACCGAGGAAGCTCGCCGTCAGGAACTCATCGACCTGTGGACCGAGTGCACCGCCGAAGTGTCCAAGGAAGTCGAGGAGAAGTTCGACCCGACCTCCAACCTGGCCATCATCGTGCAGTCTGGTGCACGAGGCAACATGATGCAGATCAACCAGATTGCAGGTATGCGAGGCCTCGTGGCTAACCCGAAGGGTGAGATCATTCCTCGTCCTGTGAAGTCCAACTACCGCGACGGCCTGTCCGTGCTGGAGTACTTCATCTCCCAGCACGGTGCACGTAAGGGTCTGGCCGATACCGCACTGCGTACCGCAGAATCCGGTTACCTGACCCGTCGTCTGGTCGACGTCTCCCAGGACGTCATCGTGCGCGAAGAGGACTGCGGCACCAAGGCCGGTCTGCCCATCCGCGTCGCCGAGCGCGACAACGACGGCAACCTGGTGCTCGTCAAGGCCGCCGACGGTGGCCCGTACTCCCGTCTGCTCGCCGCCGACGTCATCGACCCGGCCGACGGACAGACCGTGCTGTACAAGCGCGACGACGCCCTGTCCATGGACGTGCTCAACGACCTCGTGGCCCACGGCGTCGAGGAAGTCAAGTGCCGTTCCGTGCTGACCTGCGAGTCCAAGCGCGGCGTGTGCGCCAAGTGCTACGGCTGGTCCCTGGCCACCAACAAGCTGGTCGATGTCGGCGAGACCGTCGGTATCGTCGCCGCCCAGTCCATCGGTGAGCCTGGTACCCAGCTGACGCTGCGTTCCTTCCACTCCGGTGGTGTGGCCGCGGCCTCCGATATCACCCAGGGTCTTCCCCGTGTCACCGAGCTTTTCGAGGCCCGCACCCCGAAGGGTGAGGCCCCGATCACCGAGTTCGCCGGCAGCATCAAGATCGTGGAGAACGATCGCGGTCGCCAGATCATCCTGACCCCGGACGCCGATTCCGGCGCACCGAAGGAAGACGGCGTGATCAAGCCGATCACCTACCAGGTCTCCAAGCGCGTGCCGCTCAAGGTTGCCGACGGCGACCACATCAAGGTCGGCACCCAGCTGGTCGAAGGTTCTGTGGACCCCAAGAAGATCCTCACCATCCTCGGCAAGCGCGCCGCCCAGGTCAACATCGTGGAGGAAGTGCACACCGTGTACCGCTCCCAGGGTGTGGATATCCACGACAAGCACATCGAGGTCATCGTGCACCAGATGACCCGTCGCGTGACCATCATCGACTCCGGCGACACCGACCTGCTGCCGGGTGAGCTGGTGGACAACGCCCGCTTCCGCGAGATCAACCGCAACATCGTCAAGAACGGTGGCCGTCCGGCCGTCGGTCGTCCGGCGCTTATGGGTATCACCAAGGCGTCGCTGGCCACCGACTCCTGGCTGTCCGCCGCATCCTTCCAGGAGACCACCCGCGTGCTCACCGAAGCCGCCCTCTCCGAGAAGGTCGACGACCTCAAGGGCCTCAAGGAGAACGTCATCATCGGTAAGCTCATCCCGGCCGGTACGGGCCTCGCGCGCTACCGCAACGCCGTGGTCGAGCCTGACAAGGCCATCCGCGACACCATCTACCCGAACTTCGGTCTGGGCGGCGATGGCGATCTCGGCGACGCGAGCTTCTCCGACGCCGACCTGTCTGACCTGAACTTCTCGAACCTCGAGTTCGGCGATCTGAAGCTCGGCGACGACTTCAACCCGGATGATTTCTACTCCGATCAGGGCGGTCAGCCTGACATCGAGGAGTAA
- a CDS encoding DUF58 domain-containing protein, whose amino-acid sequence MASTSAALRRRRRAERMFKRAVRRIRRFFASYVSPLGWAVTGAGIACLIAFPFLGWYELLVFGIVAMVMMLAAIVLSLGNTRFHASIVVSNHRVTVGDTVSVIVGIDNTGRTPTTTARGYLPIGDAHERFNIPMLAPGQSKQTDVEFRTVSRAILPIGPLRIRKGDPFGLVRHEKELADRITVFIHPRTVRLDTLNAGVPRDLEGQPSGQIVDDDLDFYGLREYEPGDDVRNVHWLSSAKTGTLMIRQYEATRRTDTSVTISVNPDEYVNGEEFEMAVSIHSSIGVKCLLQDRPLFCHAGNAHGQPRNAMEFLDNASAIEPDREDNPNLAEGTLKHSPDASFYFFTVGSLKDIEQIKRMTLALPRSASCVVLQASAGANRGIRRFANFTLATIGDLDDLPLIMGVLA is encoded by the coding sequence ATGGCATCTACATCCGCCGCATTACGCCGTCGCCGGCGCGCTGAACGCATGTTCAAGCGCGCGGTAAGACGCATCAGACGGTTCTTCGCATCCTACGTCTCGCCCTTGGGCTGGGCGGTAACGGGCGCAGGCATCGCATGCCTTATTGCGTTCCCGTTTCTGGGCTGGTATGAGCTGCTCGTATTCGGCATCGTGGCGATGGTGATGATGCTCGCGGCAATCGTGCTTTCCCTCGGCAACACACGCTTCCACGCGTCCATCGTCGTATCCAATCATCGCGTGACCGTGGGAGACACCGTATCCGTTATCGTCGGCATCGACAACACCGGCAGAACGCCGACGACCACGGCACGCGGATATCTGCCAATCGGCGATGCGCATGAACGATTCAACATCCCCATGCTGGCTCCCGGGCAATCCAAGCAAACCGATGTGGAGTTCCGTACCGTATCGCGCGCAATACTGCCCATCGGCCCATTGCGCATCCGCAAGGGAGACCCGTTCGGTCTGGTGCGTCACGAAAAGGAGCTGGCCGACCGCATCACCGTATTCATCCACCCTCGTACCGTGCGTCTCGATACTCTGAATGCCGGCGTGCCCCGCGACCTGGAAGGCCAACCATCCGGCCAGATCGTGGATGATGATCTCGACTTCTACGGATTGCGCGAATACGAGCCGGGCGACGACGTGCGTAACGTCCACTGGCTGAGCTCCGCGAAAACCGGCACGTTGATGATTCGCCAATATGAGGCCACGCGCCGCACCGACACCTCGGTGACCATCAGCGTGAACCCGGACGAATACGTCAACGGCGAGGAATTCGAGATGGCGGTGTCCATCCACTCCTCCATCGGCGTCAAATGCCTGCTGCAGGATCGTCCATTGTTCTGCCACGCGGGCAACGCGCACGGCCAGCCGCGCAACGCCATGGAGTTCCTCGACAACGCCAGTGCCATAGAGCCTGATCGTGAGGATAATCCGAATCTCGCCGAGGGCACGCTGAAGCACAGTCCTGATGCTTCGTTCTATTTTTTCACTGTTGGATCGCTGAAAGACATCGAGCAAATCAAGCGCATGACCTTGGCCTTGCCCCGATCGGCCAGCTGCGTGGTATTGCAGGCCAGCGCCGGCGCCAATCGCGGCATCAGAAGATTCGCCAACTTCACATTGGCCACCATCGGCGACCTCGATGATCTCCCGCTGATCATGGGGGTGCTCGCATGA
- a CDS encoding PP2C family protein-serine/threonine phosphatase, with product MTTGSIRIAMTSDVGLRRKNNQDTGFAQQGVFMVCDGMGGGKGGEQASQLAAQHFAQLAAMPSRTRQDIDDTLARAQHDILDLGDRLGGVAGTTCSGLVLPQDHADSASARSAALFSDADDQDFSDQTYVVNVGDSRTYHLSPLAHADAPATDIIPVWDAASLTRITRDHSQRQEAIDSGQMLPEEAEATIPRNIITQCLGDPDGIMPDVYVADLTGRFIICSDGLHGEVPDEQIAAIAAAHSSPQEAVDALVAAALDAGGTDNITVIVADMPLTEPEHHAFSAFRLDEGEDIGAIEDATLQTLRTIRSA from the coding sequence ATGACCACAGGCTCCATCCGTATCGCGATGACCAGTGACGTGGGTCTTAGGCGCAAAAACAACCAAGACACCGGATTCGCGCAACAAGGCGTGTTCATGGTCTGTGACGGCATGGGCGGCGGCAAAGGCGGCGAGCAGGCAAGCCAGTTGGCTGCCCAGCATTTCGCACAATTGGCCGCCATGCCTTCACGCACCCGTCAGGATATCGACGACACCTTGGCACGGGCCCAGCACGACATTCTCGATCTGGGAGACCGCCTTGGCGGCGTGGCCGGCACAACCTGCTCCGGTTTGGTACTGCCCCAAGATCATGCGGATTCCGCCAGCGCCCGCAGCGCTGCTTTGTTCAGTGACGCCGATGATCAGGACTTCTCGGACCAGACCTATGTGGTCAATGTCGGCGATTCCCGCACCTACCATCTCAGTCCGTTGGCGCATGCCGATGCTCCCGCCACGGATATCATTCCCGTGTGGGACGCCGCTTCGCTGACCCGCATCACGCGAGACCATTCCCAGCGCCAAGAAGCCATCGATTCCGGGCAGATGTTGCCGGAAGAGGCGGAGGCGACCATTCCACGCAACATCATCACCCAATGTCTGGGTGATCCGGATGGCATCATGCCCGACGTATATGTCGCCGATCTGACCGGCCGCTTCATCATCTGTTCGGATGGATTGCATGGCGAGGTGCCGGACGAACAGATCGCGGCCATCGCCGCGGCGCATTCCAGTCCGCAGGAGGCCGTGGACGCCTTGGTGGCGGCCGCTCTTGATGCGGGCGGAACCGACAATATCACTGTGATTGTGGCCGATATGCCATTGACCGAACCCGAACATCATGCGTTCAGCGCATTCAGGCTGGACGAAGGTGAGGATATCGGCGCCATTGAAGACGCAACACTACAAACACTACGGACCATACGTTCGGCATAA
- a CDS encoding variant leucine-rich repeat-containing protein, with protein MVDYDAAVAAVQDPNADPILLAKIAYENPEFGANVAVNPRCYPGLKRWIAEFGDGRARETLAQYGFTAEAFGGPVQDQKATAQAAQQPAAEQAQQPAAQAAFEEPVATNPYGFTAEQALTTTDQMQIAQIAQYAPELRACIARNPNTYPALIEWLGQLGDPAINAALASRQ; from the coding sequence ATGGTTGATTATGATGCTGCGGTCGCTGCCGTTCAGGATCCGAACGCGGATCCGATTCTGCTGGCAAAAATCGCCTACGAGAATCCGGAATTCGGTGCCAATGTCGCCGTGAATCCGCGCTGTTATCCCGGCTTGAAGCGTTGGATCGCCGAGTTCGGTGACGGTCGCGCCCGCGAGACCCTGGCGCAATACGGGTTCACTGCCGAGGCATTCGGCGGCCCGGTTCAGGATCAGAAAGCCACGGCACAGGCGGCCCAGCAGCCCGCCGCCGAACAGGCTCAGCAGCCCGCGGCTCAGGCGGCATTCGAGGAGCCTGTGGCCACCAATCCTTACGGTTTCACCGCCGAACAGGCCCTGACCACCACCGACCAGATGCAAATCGCCCAGATTGCCCAGTACGCGCCTGAACTACGCGCCTGCATCGCACGTAATCCCAACACCTATCCGGCACTGATCGAATGGCTGGGCCAGCTCGGCGACCCGGCAATCAACGCCGCTCTGGCTTCCCGTCAGTGA
- a CDS encoding DUF3488 and transglutaminase-like domain-containing protein, whose product MTFDQSSITNTNTAAYAGSSGTYTGTSSGTYTGTSTTTGSWADSTHSVIWMTRGNVLRGMGLSRQPWGKRIASLVLIAAMMLLAQANLIDVYGGVATWAIAAVPATLLGAIIALAGMLPALRLWWQIVFLAFAQFIIGPVVTLSSTTSHYVIPTLKTLSSGWEMTFGSFKYIISVDPPLGTQDGVLMAVWTIGLWLTFFTGVFAINANAWLSLVGVLPLAAAVAVCALLGTDSGWQRAICGIAFALLLIIWLSWRLELLEWGRWISALIIVVLAAGLAFGGTLLVPQDRFVLRDRYDPPLSPYDYTSPLSGMRSYIKDHKKDVLLTVHNLPAGTPVKLAVMDRFDGTVWNLSDSSEATDSSNYHRVGTTIKADEQGKSFTATFTVDQGLTDTWLPLAGAATGVSFANDADNGNDTFYYNTDTDSAIIPAGTRKGLTYTESGIIARNPTDKQISSAAAARITQPEAQDVPDSASKLATSIAGGQSSGGAAATALADTLKDSGWFSHGLEGDYPSDAGHGNYRINKLLAGTAMVGDSEQYASAMALMARDLGLPSRVVLGFLPKNEDGEITDARTEKTSGNGTKIEFTGNDVTAWVEIKLQGLGWVAFYPTPKETKMPDENQNLTPPNPQTLVRQPPVPLTDPLRDQTQAKGQSSLAGADADDSPTNLFWARFWRVTRKVALYGSPLWTLLIACGLILMFKAILLARARRHGSPKTRVAAGWNAIRMLAEQSGITAKGTRRDQAGAIARQLGTDDQALIQLGREADYATFSGQDIESGQATTYWTGVDQLRKAMLASLPRFRRIRTRLSLKSVAILSNGHAAKPHTTHVKRTRKKGKAS is encoded by the coding sequence ATGACCTTCGACCAGTCCAGTATCACCAATACCAATACCGCTGCGTACGCCGGATCGAGCGGCACATACACCGGCACTTCCTCCGGCACGTACACCGGGACCTCCACCACCACCGGCTCCTGGGCCGACTCCACACATTCGGTTATCTGGATGACCAGAGGCAATGTGCTTCGCGGCATGGGCCTCAGTCGCCAGCCGTGGGGCAAACGAATCGCCAGCCTCGTACTCATAGCGGCGATGATGTTGCTGGCGCAAGCCAATCTCATCGACGTGTACGGCGGCGTGGCCACTTGGGCGATTGCCGCTGTACCGGCCACCTTGCTGGGCGCGATCATCGCTCTGGCGGGCATGTTGCCGGCGTTGCGACTGTGGTGGCAAATCGTGTTTCTGGCGTTTGCCCAATTCATCATCGGCCCGGTGGTAACGCTGAGTTCCACTACGTCCCATTACGTGATTCCCACCTTGAAGACCTTGAGTTCAGGTTGGGAAATGACGTTTGGCTCGTTCAAGTACATTATTTCCGTCGATCCGCCTCTGGGCACGCAAGACGGCGTGCTGATGGCGGTATGGACCATCGGCCTGTGGCTTACGTTCTTCACCGGCGTGTTTGCCATTAATGCCAACGCATGGTTGTCTCTGGTGGGAGTGCTGCCCCTTGCGGCGGCCGTGGCCGTATGTGCCCTGCTGGGCACAGACAGCGGCTGGCAACGCGCCATCTGCGGTATTGCCTTTGCCTTGCTGCTGATTATCTGGCTGTCTTGGCGTCTTGAACTGCTGGAATGGGGGCGCTGGATATCCGCGCTGATCATCGTCGTGCTCGCTGCCGGCCTTGCTTTCGGGGGCACGTTGCTGGTGCCACAGGACCGTTTCGTGCTGCGTGACCGCTACGATCCGCCGTTAAGCCCCTACGATTACACCAGCCCGCTCAGCGGCATGCGATCCTATATCAAGGACCACAAAAAAGACGTGTTGCTGACCGTTCATAATCTGCCGGCCGGAACACCGGTCAAACTTGCGGTGATGGATCGATTCGATGGCACAGTATGGAACCTGTCCGATTCTTCCGAAGCCACGGACTCCTCGAATTATCATCGCGTGGGCACCACGATCAAGGCGGATGAGCAGGGTAAATCCTTCACTGCGACCTTCACCGTCGATCAGGGACTGACCGACACCTGGCTGCCGCTGGCGGGAGCGGCCACTGGCGTGAGCTTCGCCAACGATGCCGACAACGGCAATGACACGTTTTACTACAACACGGATACCGATTCCGCCATTATTCCCGCCGGCACGCGTAAAGGCCTCACCTATACCGAATCCGGCATTATCGCCCGTAATCCCACCGATAAGCAGATCAGCAGTGCGGCTGCGGCCCGCATCACCCAACCAGAAGCCCAGGATGTTCCCGATTCGGCCAGCAAACTGGCCACGTCCATTGCCGGCGGGCAGTCCTCGGGCGGTGCCGCAGCCACGGCGTTGGCCGACACATTGAAAGACTCCGGATGGTTCTCTCATGGACTTGAAGGCGACTATCCCTCCGATGCCGGCCATGGCAACTACCGCATCAACAAGCTGCTGGCAGGCACGGCCATGGTGGGCGACTCCGAGCAATATGCCTCCGCCATGGCACTGATGGCTCGTGATCTGGGACTGCCCTCCCGTGTGGTCCTGGGCTTCCTGCCGAAAAACGAGGATGGCGAAATCACCGATGCCCGCACGGAGAAGACCTCAGGCAATGGCACCAAAATCGAATTCACCGGCAACGATGTCACCGCTTGGGTGGAAATCAAATTGCAGGGCCTGGGATGGGTGGCGTTCTATCCGACGCCCAAGGAGACCAAGATGCCTGATGAAAACCAGAACCTGACGCCGCCGAATCCGCAGACGCTGGTCCGGCAACCACCAGTGCCGTTGACCGATCCGCTGCGCGATCAGACGCAAGCCAAGGGCCAAAGCTCATTGGCCGGCGCCGACGCCGATGATTCGCCGACCAACCTGTTCTGGGCGCGGTTCTGGCGAGTGACCCGCAAGGTGGCCCTGTACGGCAGCCCATTGTGGACCCTACTCATCGCCTGCGGTCTGATTCTGATGTTCAAGGCCATACTGCTGGCACGAGCGCGGCGACACGGCAGTCCGAAAACCCGTGTGGCAGCAGGTTGGAATGCCATACGCATGCTTGCCGAGCAAAGCGGCATCACAGCCAAGGGCACTCGTCGAGATCAGGCCGGTGCCATCGCCCGTCAACTCGGCACAGATGACCAGGCTTTGATCCAGCTTGGCCGGGAAGCCGACTACGCCACGTTCTCGGGGCAAGACATTGAATCGGGCCAAGCCACCACATATTGGACAGGAGTCGACCAATTACGCAAGGCAATGCTCGCTTCTTTGCCGCGTTTCAGGAGGATACGTACACGACTTTCCCTGAAAAGCGTGGCTATACTGTCAAATGGGCACGCAGCAAAGCCGCACACGACGCATGTCAAGCGCACGCGTAAGAAGGGGAAGGCGTCATGA